The Oncorhynchus nerka isolate Pitt River linkage group LG13, Oner_Uvic_2.0, whole genome shotgun sequence sequence AGAGGATGACTGACCTCTCAACCACACACCCCAACCCAGCCCCGATTGTTGCTCTGTCGACCCATGTGGGTAGGAATGACTGTGTAATCTGAACCTGAGTGACAGGAGAAGAAAGAATCAGATGGACCAGAACTCGACAGAAGCCAATTATTTTGTCAGTGATTCTGTTCAAAGCCTTGACAATCCTCTCAAACACGCTGAGGGAATTTGACAGAGCGTTGTTGTTATGAGGAacgggtgtgggtgtgtgaggagaaagcgggacagagagagcgaatgTCTGAGAGAGCTCTGATGATGCATGGGACTCTGATGACATGATTGATAGGATTATTTGTACACAACAATTAAATGTTACCTATCTGCTACTGTAGCTTTAAGTTTTTATTGAATTGTATTTTATCAGAAAATGTAACCCCCTCCAGCATATCTATCTACGTTAGAGGGttagacttttattttgaaattcCTTCATCTTTGGTCACATGAACTATATTGCTAAAAATGGCTGACAGGCGCACACAGATGTCAGTAACAACAGAGAAGATGTTTATGTTTTCATGTGTTTTTTATTTATCATGGACGTCTGTTCGGGCCGAGATTCATTCTGCAGTTCTCGATAAACAAACTGGCCAGCTGTCCTTGGAGGAGGGGTTCCGAGACGACTATGTAGCCTGGGCGAACTTTACCGACGACATCAAGAACTCGGGGTAAATTCAGTCATCTGATGTAGCTGTATCTCTGGGCTAGGGCATTACCGAGTTCCTCCGCTAACGCGCACAAactccctggaccagagctaatcTAGGTTCATAGACGATGTATGAATAAAAATATGCGTTTGGGTAAACAGCGAGTTACCACAACCATTTTATCAGAATATGACTTCTGAATAAGTCTAGACAATAACGTTGGATTGATAATTGGGGTATGGCAGGCGATGATGTCCCCATGTTGCGGAATAAAGAGATGTGAAAGTCTAGGTTTGAAATCAAATGTAACCAATTACCGTTCCAAATTCTAATATGAAAGGAACATTTTTAAATCCAcaagggcctcatttataaacggTGCGTAAATTTCACCCGAGATTTGTACAGAAATACTGAGATGTATAAACTTGGCGCACGCCATATATACGCATCAGACTTGTCATAAAAATATATGCATAAGTGAACGAGGATTAACGCTGCCTGAAAAACGCCCTACAGTCACTTGTTATGCTTACAATAACACCCTTTATTTGCGGTATAGTTTGGTACGATTCATGCAAAAGACGAGTTGTTAGATATTTACTTATCAATATATTATTGAGTTTCTATGTCCTGCCCTGGAGCCTGgactcatagactagacgtaacatagtaaatgtaaatccggtaCACTGAAATTGGTGTGGTTCCATAAATTagattacttaaggcaaaaacgaaaGTAGGGTGGATGAGTGTGCGTATAACGTGAACGTCTAGCTACCAAAAGTTTGCAAGTTACTACTTTTTACCTACTttacaactacttagcatgttagccaaCTCTTCCCTAACCTTAACTTTTCGCTAACCCTTCTGGGAAGAAGGCCTATGCTCCAGTTTTTGGGAAATTCGCTCAGCACTCCAGTCAAATTGGTCATGCTCCACTCAGCTCACATATTCTGGTTGGCAGGATGTTTAATCTTtagcagtaatttatgctgtatctggaaAATGACTGTCAATTTCTGAAATAAAAAAACATGGCAAGTTGTTGTGGACCTGTCAGCATACATTTTTTTGCATGAACTTTTCCCCCAACTTAAATGTGATGGACTGCAAGGGAATTCTGAAACGTAGGGCAGGCTACAAAAAAATATGCAATTACAGTAGCTTACTAAGGCCTACTTCAATGTAAAAATGACTGTATACCAGTATTATAAGCCACACTGCCTATGACAGTCCAAAACAACCATTTGGAGTTGAACTCCTCACCCAAACAAATTTGATCATGATGTATTTACTATGTGTTCTCTCCCTCAGCTGGGCATATCTGGAAGTGACCACTAGCGGACGCTATAATGATAGTATCCAGGCGTATGCTTCCGGGGCCGTTGAGGCTGCAGTCACCTCCCAGGTAAGGTAGAGACCATCTGCCCCAACCCCTAAACTAAAACCATATCCTGCTGGGGCAGTGGAGTCAATCTATAGCTGattctgtgtgtatttgtgtttgtctCAGCTGATCTATAAGCACTGGATGAACACTCTTATGGGGTACTGCGGTCCGTTTACCTTCGAGTCGGGATTCTGCCAGAGACTGAAGGATTACATCACTTCCAACCTGCAATGGGTCAGACAGCAGATAGAGGAGCATCCACACTGTCCCTACTGGCACCAGGTACTGGCTGGGTCTGGGTCAGCCAGCATGCTAAATTATGAAGTGTCTGCGCCTTTTCTCTGTGTCTAAACAGTAAAGATTTATTGCTAGTGTGCCTCATTCAGTACACATTTGGGATCTAAGAATATCTTAGAGAATATTTTTCATTTAGACTTTCTCTCTCAGGTGCGGTTGGCGTTGCTGCAGCTGAAAGGTCTGGAGGACGGCTACAATGATCAGCTGTCATTTCCCAGTGGCCCTTTCACTCTCAACCCCTTCGGCTTCCTGTAAGTGTGGTCTGTGATTGGTGGATTTGAGTTCACCCCATTAGTGACAGTCTCTGTAAGCGCCCTTGATTTAACGCGGAGTACCCATCTCCGGAGCAATGTAAATGGTTCCAATGGGGTGAGCTAAATGAAGTGTGGCAACCCTACATTTTTATGTGGCTATTCAGACTTTTCCAGATGGGAGGAGACCTAGAGGATCTTGAAGGGGCCCTAAACAAATCCAGCCATTCACGGACTCTGGGCTCCGGCTCTTGCTCCGCCCTCATCAAGCTGTTGCCTGGCAACAAGGATCTACTGGTGTCTCATGATACCTGGAACATCTACCAGGCCATGCTGCGCATCCTAAAAAAGTACCAGTTTGCCTACCGTGTCTCTCCTACaggtaaccctaacccctaaacctctCATAAGGATAACTTAACTCTGCCTACAGCGTCTCAACGTCCCCCCTTTCCCCCTAACATATACACTCTTCATGAAACACTCCTTGAAACTCTGCATCTGAACACTGGGAAAGTCCAAACATGAGTTATGTGGTTCAGAGTTCTATATTTTGAGTTTGAtttctgtgttgtgttgttctcagACAGTGATATGATCCCTGGTGGAACCCAGGCGTTCTCTTCCTACCCAGGCTCCATCTTCTCTGGAGATGACTTCTACATCCTTAGCACTGGGCTGGTGAGAGCTGTGTGTAATATGTGTGGACATagcatatacagtgtgtgtattcTTTTTATTTTAAAGATGTCCCTTAGGTTACTCTGGAGACCACCATTGGCAACAGTAACCCCGCCCTCTGGAAGTTTGTTCAACCAACCGGAGCAGTGATGGAGTGGCTGAGGAACATCGTAGCCAATCGGCTGGCTACAACTGGCAAGGCGTGGGCAGAAATTTTCAGCAAACACAACAGCGGAACGTAAGTCTCTGTGGTCCCTCTGGTTGACATTTCCCCTTTTTCCTATAGATGTCCACCATGTAGGTTATCTCTCCGGTTCGGTCAGGCTGGAGCTCTGCAAACCAACTTTCGTACAGGCTTTTGAACTATCCATTTAAAGGAAACTAGGAGAGGAAGAGTGAAGGGAACTATCTTTTTAAGGAATGAAGGGAAGTAAAACTATAATCGAGTTTATAAAACATCACATTAAATATCATGAGTGGGGGGAGGACAGAGTCAGCAGTTAAGTCAGCTGATAAAGTAGTGTCTCTAAAGTGCTGAGTTGTCTTTTATGACACACACTTCAGGCAGGTCTGGGAAAGCAGGGCTGGGACTTATCAGTAATGCCCACTCAGGCCAAAGTCCCCTGAGGTCAAAAGTGACACACTCATGTTGTTTTGTATGGTTACATTTATCTGTCTTCTGCAGCTTTTTGTTTATTTCTCTAGCCTATCTCTATCAGTGGAAGctagtgggaggagctatagactttgtaatggctggaatagaatggaatccaacatgtggtttccatatgtttgataccgttccatttattccattcccgGCATTACAATGAGCCGTCCGCCTATAGCTCCTTCCACCAGTCTTCTCTGATCTCTAGAATATCTACACAGTGTCTTATCAGCCTCAGTTACTCAGCACAGTGGAACCTGAGAGTGACTAGTGTATCATAGTCATTAATTACTCAGCCTCTAAACAGACCCACATACCACATAGTGTCTACCTTTAAAGTTAATGTATTCCCTCGTGTGTGTGTTAGGTATAATAACCAGTGGATGATAGTGGACTACAGGCATTTCACTCCAGGGATGACAGAGACTAAGGAGCAGCTGTTTACTGTGCTGGAGCAGATCCCGTAAGACaggcaacacacatacacacaacaaccTCTCAACACATGTACATTTTGAGAAATGGGCTGGTTATTTATCAGTAACATTAATAGGTGTGTgtggttctgttctgtagtgggCTAGTTGTTCACTCTGATAAAACCCAGGAATTGCTGCAGAAAGGCTACTGGTCTAGTTACAACATCCCGTAAGTACCAATAACATCAAACTACCACACACTAGTAATGACTATATAATTAATAAAAAGAGGAGTTGACTGTGTCGGTCTTGCAGGTGTTGGAGAGGATGGTTATAATTTGTTCAGCTTTAACGTGTATATGTGTGACGCACACTCTCgctttgtgtttgtgtaggtACTATGAGGAGGTGTTTAATGCCAGCGGCTGTAGAGAACTGGTAGAGCAGTTTGGTCCATGGTTTTCTCTGGACATGAATCCTCGAGCCCAGATCTTCAGAAGGAACCAATCACACGTCACAGACATGGACTCCATGGTCCGCCTCATGAGGTACACGCCTCCATTCAGAGGCTTCAATCCAAATGTGTCacaggagggagatggacagACCTGCTTTTATACAcggtcatttccatgtaaaaggacccatgagcaccaatgtGAAGTTTATAGGAACATGTCAAAAGTGTTTTTAAAATTTTAATTAAGGCATACATTTggaataagcaaaggctttgatAAGTGGTCAAACAGATGGACAATGGgtccaaatcaaagtttatttgttacgtggccgaatacaacaggtgtagtagaccttacagtgaaatgcttacttacaggctctaaccaatagtgcaaaaaaggtattaggtgaacaataggtaggtaaagaaataaaacaacagtaaaaagacaggctatatacagtagcgaggctacatacagacaccggttagtcaggctgattgaggtagtatgtacatgtagatatggttaaagtgactatgcatatatgatgaacagagagtagcagtagcgtaaaagaggggttagcGGGTGGTGGGTgtgacacaatgcagatagcccggttagccaatgtgcgggagcactggttggttggcccaattgaggtagaatgtacatgaatgtatagttagtgACAattcatatatgataaacagagagtagcagcagcgcaaAAAGAGGGGTTGGGCGGGGGcatacaatgcaaatagtccgggtagccatttgattacctgttcaggagatAGATATGAATGTACTtaggtgtgaaaagtgcaaatcaatcccagaacaacagcaaaaaccttgtgaagatgctggaggaaacgggtacaaaagtatctatatccacagtaaaaagagtcctatatcgacataacctgaaagaccgcttagcaaggaagaagccactgctccaaaaccgccataaaaaagccagactacagtttgcaactgcacatggggacaaagattgtactttttggagaaatgtcctctggtttgatgaaacaaaaatagacctgtttggccataatgatcatcgttaaattaggagggaaaagggggaggcttgcaagccgaagaacaccatcccaaccgtgaagcacgggggtggcagcatcatgttgtgggggtgctttgctgcaggagggactggtgcacttcacaaaatagatggcatcatgagaaattgaaaattatgtggatatattgaagcaacatctcaagacatcagtcaggatgttaaagtttggtcgcaaatgggtcttccaaatggacaatgaccccaagcatacttccaaagttgtggcaaaatggcttaaggacaacaaagtcaaggtggccagaattgaaaaagcgtgtTGCGAActaggaggccaacaaacctgactcagttccaccagctcttgggaatgggccaaaattcacccaacttattgtgggaagcttgtggaaggctttctgaaacgtttgacccaagttaaacaatttaaaggcaatgctaccaaatactaattgagtgtatgtaaacttctgacccagtgggaatgtgatgaaagaaatgaaagctgaaacaaataattctctctagtattattctgacatttcacattcttaaaataaagtggtgatcctaactgacctaagacagggaatatttacatttacattacatttaagtcatttagcagacgctcttatccagagcgacttacaaattggtgcgttcaccttaagacatccagtggaacagccactttacaatagtgcatctaaatcttttaaggggggggtgagaaggattactttatcctatcctaggtattcctgaaagaggtggggtttcaggtgtctccggaaggtggtgattgactccgctgtcctggcgtcgtgagggagtttgttccaccattggggggccagagcagcgaacagttttgactgggctgcgcgggaactgtacttcctcagtggtagggaggcgagcaggccagaggtggatgaacgcagtgcccttgtttgggtgtagggcctgatcagagcctggaggtactgaggtgccgttcccctcacagctccgtaggcaagcaccatggtcttgtagcggatgcgagcttcaactggaagccagtggagagagcggaggagcggggtgacgtgagagaacttgggaaggttgaacaccagacgggctgcggcgttctggatgagttgtaggggtttaatggcacaggcagggagcccagccaacagcgagttgcagtaatccagacgggagatgacaagtgcctggattaggacctgcgctgcttcctgtgtgaggcagggtcgtactctgcggatgtttacttggatcaaatgtcaggaattgtgaaaaactgagttgaaatgtatttggctaaggtgtatgtaaacttctgacttaaactgtcgattatatattttttttaaagtgttgAACATCTAAAATATTTTCAGAAAATAAAGCTCTAGCACCAAGAAGATaagactttttatttattttacctttatttaactaggcaagtcagagagttgtctctagagagttgaaaacagcaggtctgggacaggtagcacatccggtgaacagatcagggttccacacaggacaccagataagacgggagaaatactccagatataacagactgaccctagccccctgacacaaactactgcagcataaatactggagggtgagacaggaggggtcgggagacactggccctgtccgacgatacccccggacaggaccAAACCGGCAGGatatgtccattgctcgtgtttcttggcccaagcaagtctggagttaggggagttagagccctgtctaggcaggatataaccccacccactttgccaaagcacagccaccacaccactagagggatatcttcaaccaccaacacactaccataagacaaggctgagtatacaTGGGGCCAAAGGTGTAACGTTAACTTACACAGCGACTCAACTTTCGTAAAACTTGTTCAGGAAACCTAAACTCGATTCTGAACCTTAAAACTTACTTCAAATATGATGCTTTCGCCAATCGCGAAAAGAGCTTGTGGAGCTGTGGAAAtattctctcttcttctgtctgttATTCTTATTCTTTTTTATCTCGCAACCAACGTTAAtattctctcttccctgtcctcgATTTGAAAAGGTCAAAAATAAATACTTCTTTCAACGAGGTGAAATGAGATATCAATCAGCATCAAACTGCCAGTAGCAAATTAAATTTTGGTAGATGTGTGTTGTGCTGTAcattgatgtccaaacttgtgaaacgtAGACgtatatgattggttcagatttggtctggactagaggtcgaccgattatgatttttcaacgctgatgccgatttataataaaaaataaaaaaacaatttaaattaaaaaaacatgtatttatttgtaataatgacaattacaacaatactgaatgaacatttatttttaacttaatataatacatcaatcaaatcaatttagcctcaa is a genomic window containing:
- the plbd2 gene encoding putative phospholipase B-like 2 codes for the protein MADRRTQMSVTTEKMFMFSCVFYLSWTSVRAEIHSAVLDKQTGQLSLEEGFRDDYVAWANFTDDIKNSGWAYLEVTTSGRYNDSIQAYASGAVEAAVTSQLIYKHWMNTLMGYCGPFTFESGFCQRLKDYITSNLQWVRQQIEEHPHCPYWHQVRLALLQLKGLEDGYNDQLSFPSGPFTLNPFGFLLFQMGGDLEDLEGALNKSSHSRTLGSGSCSALIKLLPGNKDLLVSHDTWNIYQAMLRILKKYQFAYRVSPTDSDMIPGGTQAFSSYPGSIFSGDDFYILSTGLVTLETTIGNSNPALWKFVQPTGAVMEWLRNIVANRLATTGKAWAEIFSKHNSGTYNNQWMIVDYRHFTPGMTETKEQLFTVLEQIPGLVVHSDKTQELLQKGYWSSYNIPYYEEVFNASGCRELVEQFGPWFSLDMNPRAQIFRRNQSHVTDMDSMVRLMRYNNFKEDPLSRCEGCDPPANGENTISARSDLNQANGTYPFGALKQRPHGGTDMKVTSYEMWREFGFLAASGPTWDQVPAFQWSSSPYSDLMHMGHPDTWAFTPIHVTWST